The following proteins come from a genomic window of Maylandia zebra isolate NMK-2024a linkage group LG22, Mzebra_GT3a, whole genome shotgun sequence:
- the col8a2 gene encoding collagen alpha-2(VIII) chain, which translates to MLLTMLLAPVSVLLMLVVPAFAGGYAPIPHMKYIQPMMKGPIGPPFREGKGHYVDMPPMMEVKGEPGPQGKPGPRGPPGPPGVPGKPGLGKPGSQGPPGPQGPSGFTGIGKPGLPGLPGKIGPKGMPGVNGEVGPRGEPGLRGPPGHPGLPGPAGLSLNGKPGLPGMRGPPGVHGEPGIKGIAGPPGDRGPKGENGNGNPGLPGLRGSPGPKGSIGPPGPSGIGTPGLKGLPGVPGPKGDNGLPGDQGLPGEAGPPGLQGLPGPVGLGRPGLDGLPGAPGPQGPKGESGARGTPGMPGTNGYGKPGPNGLKGEKGHGGFPGLPGDKGEQGPTGPVGKPGLDGQPGPSGLQGPMGLPGKHGIPGQKGELGPRGPPGLPGLRGDQGPNGHSGKPGMPGEKGIPGPNGPIGKPGPKGEAGHIGPPGNPGITGAPGPKGESGFMGIPGPRGQSGIPGLQGPMGPMGPQGPPGLKGEQGLPGPPGLGKLGEKGPIGPQGPPGKQGSPGLNGIPGPPGPPGPPGPPGNGHTVVAGPESSKLDGGEIPDDRKGPAYSQVPLSASVAPAFTAVLTTPFPPSGMPIKFDRTLYNGQNAYSSSTGIFTAPLSGIYYFAYHMHVKGTSLWVALYKNNVPATYTYDEYKKGYMDQASGSAVLELKEGDQVWVQMPSDQANGLYSTEYIHSSFSGFLLCPT; encoded by the exons ATGCTGTTGACCATGCTGCTGGCTCCTGTCTCTGTGCTACTGATGCTTGTGGTGCCTGCTTTTGCCGGAGGGTACGCCCCCATACCCCACATGAAGTACATTCAGCCCATGATGAAGGGGCCTATTGGACCTCCGTTTCGCGAGGGCAAAGGACATTATGTTG ATATGCCACCCATGATGGAAGTGAAGGGGGAACCCGGCCCCCAAGGGAAACCAGGACCAAGAGGTCCCCCTGGACCACCAGGCGTTCCAGGGAAACCTGGACTGGGAAAGCCTGGTTCCCAAGGCCCACCAGGTCCTCAGGGACCTTCAGGCTTTACGGGAATTGGTAAGCCTGGACTTCCGGGACTCCCAGGAAAGATTGGGCCAAAGGGGATGCCTGGGGTTAATGGTGAGGTAGGCCCTCGTGGTGAACCAGGTCTCCGTGGTCCTCCCGGGCATCCTGGGCTTCCTGGCCCAGCTGGACTGTCCTTGAATGGGAAACCTGGGCTTCCAGGTATGAGAGGCCCCCCTGGGGTCCATGGCGAGCCAGGAATAAAGGGTATAGCTGGCCCACCAGGTGATCGTGGGCCTAAGGGCGAGAATGGAAATGGGAATCCAGGGCTTCCAGGTCTAAGGGGTTCTCCTGGCCCAAAAGGGAGTATTGGACCACCTGGTCCTTCAGGTATTGGCACACCAGGACTAAAAGGTTTGCCTGGAGTACCTGGTCCTAAAGGTGATAATGGACTCCCAGGTGATCAAGGACTCCCAGGAGAGGCAGGGCCCCCGGGACTACAAGGTTTGCCAGGGCCAGTTGGGTTGGGGAGGCCTGGGCTAGATGGACTTCCTGGAGCACCAGGTCCACAAGGTCCAAAAGGTGAATCTGGGGCCAGGGGTACTCCTGGAATGCCTGGAACTAATGGCTATGGAAAACCTGGTCCAAATGGACTAAAAGGAGAAAAGGGACATGGTGGATTTCCAGGTCTCCCGGGGGATAAAGGAGAACAAGGACCAACTGGACCAGTTGGGAAGCCAGGACTTGATGGACAACCAGGACCATCAGGACTTCAAGGTCCAATGGGATTGccaggaaaacatggaatacCAGGACAGAAGGGAGAGCTCGGGCCCCGGGGTCCTCCTGGACTGCCTGGCCTTCGAGGTGACCAAGGCCCCAATGGACACTCTGGAAAACCTGGTATGCCTGGGGAAAAGGGCATCCCTGGGCCCAATGGTCCTATCGGAAAACCTGGACCTAAAGGTGAGGCTGGGCATATTGGCCCCCCTGGGAATCCTGGTATAACAGGTGCCCCGGGGCCTAAAGGGGAGTCAGGGTTTATGGGAATTCCAGGCCCCAGGGGCCAGTCGGGCATTCCTGGTCTTCAGGGGCCCATGGGTCCCATGGGTCCACAGGGTCCCCCTGGCCTAAAGGGTGAACAAGGACTTCCAGGGCCTCCAGGGCTGGGCAAGTTGGGTGAGAAAGGTCCTATAGGTCCCCAGGGTCCTCCAGGGAAACAAGGCTCCCCTGGACTTAATGGCATACCTGGGCCTCCTGGCCCTCCAGGACCCCCTGGGCCTCCAGGAAATGGCCATACAGTTGTTGCAGGGCCAGAGAGTTCAAAGTTAGATGGGGGAGAAATTCCAGATGACAGAAAAGGCCCTGCATATAGTCAAGTTCCATTGTCCGCCTCTGTGGCACCAGCCTTCACAGCTGTCCTTACCACACCATTCCCTCCTTCAGGCATGCCAATCAAATTTGACAGGACCCTCTACAATGGGCAAAATGCCTACAGCTCTTCTACTGGCATATTCACTGCTCCTTTATCTGGTATATACTACTTTGCATACCACATGCATGTAAAGGGAACTAGCCTGTGGGTAGCATTGTATAAGAACAATGTACCAGCCACTTACACATATGATGAATACAAGAAAGGCTACATGGACCAGGCATCTGGTAGTGCAGTCTTAGAGCTGAAGGAGGGTGACCAGGTATGGGTCCAGATGCCTTCAGATCAGGCAAATGGCCTATATTCTACAGAGTACATCCATTCTTCCTTCTCAGGATTCTTGCTCTGTCCCACATAA